The following are encoded together in the Bacteroidales bacterium MB20-C3-3 genome:
- a CDS encoding adenylosuccinate synthase, translating to MKVDVVLGLQWGDEGKGKIVDVLAKGYPVVARFQGGPNAGHSLHFEDKKFVLHTIPSGVFRKGTLNIIGNGVVIDPIIFKAECEEIEESGVPAKERIAISKKAHLILPSHRIIDAASEASKGASKIGSTLKGIGPTYMDKTGRNGLRVGDILADNFLERFNALKNKHISFLKQFDYEYDINEREAEWLEAVEYLKSFNLVDGEYLINGLLSENKRVLAEGAQGSLLDVDFGSYPFVTSSTTTCAGACTGLGISPSKIGVVSGIFKAYCTRVGSGPFPTELNDETGEELRKLGFEFGATTGRPRRTGWLDLVALKYAIMINGVDQLIMMKSDVMDTFETVKVATGYKVNGIESNEVPFDTFAEIEPVYKEFKGWKRDLTKITDESELPFEFMNYVRFIEKETGVPVRIISVGPDRDQTIIRSN from the coding sequence ATGAAAGTTGATGTTGTTCTAGGCCTTCAGTGGGGCGACGAGGGGAAAGGAAAGATTGTAGATGTTCTGGCCAAGGGCTATCCGGTTGTGGCCAGATTTCAGGGTGGACCAAACGCAGGACACTCCCTCCATTTTGAGGACAAAAAATTTGTCCTCCACACCATTCCTTCCGGAGTTTTCCGCAAAGGAACACTAAATATTATAGGGAATGGCGTAGTTATTGACCCCATTATTTTCAAAGCCGAGTGTGAAGAGATTGAAGAGAGCGGAGTACCGGCTAAAGAGAGAATAGCTATTTCAAAGAAGGCTCACCTTATTCTCCCCTCTCACAGAATAATTGACGCAGCATCAGAGGCCTCCAAGGGGGCGTCAAAAATCGGCTCCACACTAAAAGGGATCGGCCCTACATATATGGATAAAACCGGCAGGAATGGACTAAGGGTTGGTGATATCCTTGCCGACAATTTCCTTGAACGGTTCAATGCTCTTAAAAATAAGCATATATCTTTCTTAAAGCAGTTTGACTACGAATACGACATTAACGAAAGAGAGGCTGAGTGGCTTGAGGCAGTAGAGTATCTAAAGAGTTTTAATCTTGTTGACGGAGAGTATCTTATTAACGGGCTTCTCTCTGAAAATAAAAGGGTTCTGGCAGAGGGGGCGCAGGGGTCACTTCTTGATGTAGATTTTGGATCATATCCTTTTGTAACATCATCCACAACCACTTGTGCAGGAGCCTGTACAGGACTCGGCATATCTCCATCCAAAATAGGTGTGGTTTCAGGAATTTTCAAGGCATACTGCACAAGAGTAGGAAGCGGACCATTTCCAACTGAACTTAATGATGAAACCGGAGAGGAACTTCGCAAACTGGGTTTTGAATTTGGAGCAACAACAGGCCGCCCCCGCAGAACCGGATGGCTGGATCTTGTAGCACTCAAATACGCTATAATGATCAATGGCGTTGACCAGCTTATAATGATGAAGTCTGATGTAATGGACACCTTTGAAACAGTCAAGGTTGCAACAGGATATAAAGTAAACGGTATAGAGTCAAACGAGGTGCCATTTGACACATTCGCAGAAATTGAACCGGTTTACAAAGAGTTCAAAGGATGGAAGAGAGACCTCACCAAAATAACAGATGAGAGCGAGCTACCATTTGAATTCATGAACTATGTAAGATTTATTGAAAAGGAGACTGGCGTTCCTGTTAGAATAATATCAGTAGGTCCTGACAGAGATCAGACAATCATACGCTCTAATTAA
- a CDS encoding single-stranded DNA-binding protein, with amino-acid sequence MALNKVMLIGNAGKDPEVRHLEGGSLLARFSLATTERYKDKNGELQELTEWHNIVCWRSLAERAEKFVKKGSQLYIEGRLRSRNWEDKNGQARYSVEIVADSIQILGRRQDDNANQQSQPNIQEIIPQDDGDLPF; translated from the coding sequence ATGGCATTGAATAAAGTAATGCTTATCGGCAATGCCGGTAAAGATCCTGAGGTGCGCCATCTTGAGGGAGGCTCTCTTCTTGCACGGTTTTCACTTGCAACAACTGAGAGATACAAAGACAAGAACGGAGAGTTACAGGAGCTGACTGAATGGCATAATATTGTATGCTGGAGGTCTCTTGCGGAGAGAGCAGAGAAGTTTGTAAAAAAGGGGTCCCAGCTCTATATTGAGGGGAGACTTCGTTCAAGAAACTGGGAGGACAAAAACGGGCAAGCAAGATACAGTGTTGAGATTGTCGCAGATTCAATCCAGATTTTGGGAAGAAGACAGGATGATAATGCAAACCAGCAGAGTCAGCCTAATATACAGGAAATTATACCCCAGGACGATGGGGATCTACCATTTTAA
- a CDS encoding RNA methyltransferase gives MNDQPITSLQNQRIKEFVSLGTKSSERRKYGLFIVEGRRESLAACKAGYQIETLLWVRDMVSEEFVKSLQAVRVIEITSQLYEKVAYRGGTEGVIATVRQHDLKLDRIQLSENPLIIVLESVEKPGNLGAVLRTADAAKADAVIVCDPLTDIFNPNTIRSSLGGVFTNQVVACSSKEAYEWLTLNKIRIFTAELQASEWYHLTDMTTPLAIVMGTEAEGLKEFWRERADQRIKIPMRGELDSLNVSVSTAILCYEALRQRNFK, from the coding sequence ATGAATGACCAACCTATAACATCTCTGCAAAACCAGAGAATTAAAGAGTTTGTATCTCTTGGAACTAAATCTTCTGAGAGGAGAAAATACGGACTATTTATTGTTGAGGGCAGAAGGGAGTCTCTAGCGGCCTGTAAAGCCGGATATCAAATTGAGACCCTTTTATGGGTAAGGGATATGGTTAGTGAAGAATTTGTAAAATCCCTTCAGGCTGTAAGAGTCATTGAGATAACTTCACAACTCTATGAAAAGGTAGCATACAGAGGAGGAACTGAGGGAGTCATTGCAACTGTAAGACAACATGATTTAAAACTGGATAGGATACAGCTCTCTGAGAACCCTCTCATTATAGTTCTTGAATCTGTAGAGAAACCGGGTAACCTGGGAGCAGTACTAAGAACAGCAGATGCAGCAAAAGCAGATGCCGTAATAGTTTGTGATCCATTGACTGACATTTTCAACCCCAACACTATAAGATCAAGCTTAGGCGGAGTTTTCACCAACCAGGTGGTAGCCTGCTCATCAAAAGAGGCGTATGAGTGGCTGACATTGAATAAAATTCGTATTTTCACAGCCGAGTTACAGGCCTCTGAGTGGTATCACCTCACAGATATGACTACCCCTTTGGCAATTGTAATGGGCACAGAGGCAGAAGGGCTTAAGGAGTTCTGGAGAGAGAGGGCAGATCAGAGGATTAAAATTCCAATGAGAGGAGAGCTTGACTCTCTGAATGTATCTGTCTCTACCGCAATCCTATGTTATGAAGCACTTAGACAAAGAAATTTTAAATAA
- the lysS gene encoding lysine--tRNA ligase, translated as MDYTELSEQEIIRRDSLKAMRELGIDPYPAAAYEVNITTSQIKEQYNPEEGNLKDISIAGRIMTRRIMGAAAFMEIQDEKGRIQVYLKRDEICPDEDKTMYNTVFKKLLDIGDIVGIKGYAFITQAGELSIHAKELAVLSKSLRVLPIVKEKDGQKYDEFSDPELRYRMRYVDLIVNPQVRETFMKRTQIMNTMRSFFNEHGYMEVETPILQPIPGGAAARPFITHHNALDIPLYLRIANELYLKKLIVGGYTGVYEFAKDFRNEGMDRTHNPEFTVLEIYVAYKDYFWMMEFVEKMIERVALTLHNKTNVTLWGKEIEFKAPFRRLPMLDAIKEYAGVDVSGMDENELRTVCEKLNVPVSKSMGVGKLIDAIFGEYCEEHLIQPTFITDYPVETSPLTKRHRSNPALTERFELFVNGKELANAYSELNDPIDQLERFKDQVKLKDKGDDEAMFIDMDFVRALEYGMPPTSGMGIGIDRLTMFMTNSTSIQDVLFFPQMRPEKQQTKDE; from the coding sequence ATGGATTACACAGAACTCAGCGAACAGGAAATAATCAGAAGGGATTCGCTGAAGGCGATGAGGGAATTGGGCATCGACCCCTACCCCGCTGCCGCTTACGAAGTAAATATTACAACAAGCCAGATAAAGGAGCAGTATAACCCTGAAGAGGGAAACCTAAAGGATATATCAATAGCAGGCAGAATAATGACCAGAAGAATAATGGGAGCTGCCGCTTTTATGGAGATTCAGGATGAGAAGGGAAGGATTCAGGTCTATTTAAAGAGAGATGAGATATGCCCGGATGAAGATAAGACAATGTACAATACAGTCTTCAAAAAACTGCTGGACATTGGTGATATTGTAGGTATAAAGGGATATGCATTTATTACACAAGCCGGAGAACTCTCAATCCACGCAAAAGAGCTTGCGGTACTGAGTAAATCCTTAAGAGTGCTCCCTATTGTTAAGGAGAAAGATGGTCAGAAATACGATGAATTCTCTGACCCGGAGCTCAGATACAGAATGAGATATGTAGACCTCATAGTAAACCCTCAGGTAAGGGAGACTTTTATGAAGCGTACTCAGATTATGAATACAATGAGAAGCTTCTTCAATGAGCATGGTTATATGGAGGTTGAGACACCAATTCTTCAGCCTATACCGGGAGGTGCTGCAGCCAGACCCTTTATCACACACCACAATGCTCTTGACATTCCTCTATATCTGAGAATTGCAAACGAACTATATCTTAAGAAACTTATCGTTGGAGGTTATACCGGCGTTTATGAATTTGCAAAAGATTTCAGAAATGAGGGTATGGACCGTACCCATAATCCGGAGTTCACTGTTCTTGAGATATATGTAGCCTACAAAGACTACTTCTGGATGATGGAATTCGTGGAGAAGATGATAGAGAGAGTTGCCCTTACTCTGCATAATAAAACTAATGTCACCCTTTGGGGAAAAGAGATAGAATTCAAAGCTCCTTTTCGCAGGCTTCCTATGTTAGACGCCATAAAGGAGTATGCAGGAGTTGATGTGTCCGGAATGGATGAAAACGAACTGCGCACTGTTTGTGAAAAACTTAATGTTCCTGTTTCCAAAAGCATGGGAGTTGGAAAACTTATTGATGCAATATTTGGGGAGTATTGCGAAGAGCATCTCATTCAGCCAACTTTTATAACTGACTATCCTGTTGAGACATCTCCCCTGACAAAGAGACACAGGTCAAATCCTGCGCTTACTGAGCGATTTGAACTCTTTGTAAACGGGAAGGAGCTCGCAAACGCATACAGCGAACTAAATGACCCTATTGATCAGCTTGAAAGGTTTAAGGATCAGGTAAAGCTTAAAGACAAGGGAGACGACGAAGCCATGTTCATAGATATGGATTTTGTGAGAGCACTCGAGTACGGAATGCCTCCAACATCAGGAATGGGTATTGGTATAGACCGGTTAACTATGTTTATGACCAACTCAACATCCATTCAGGATGTGCTGTTCTTCCCTCAAATGAGGCCGGAAAAGCAACAAACAAAGGATGAATGA
- the recJ gene encoding single-stranded-DNA-specific exonuclease RecJ: MALDKQWIVKEPGNPALVRKLAEDLGVDEALANLLVQRNIKTFAEAKSFFRPSLEELHDPFLMKDMDLAVERLDIALNKNEKILIYGDYDVDGTTAVALVFSFLRNLHKNLGYYIPDRYNEGYGVSYKGIDWAHENGYTLIIALDCGIKAIEKVAYAQTLGIDFIVCDHHLPDERLPNASAVLDPKRSDCSYPFDDLSGCGVGFKFMQAFAKVRNIDFSELIPLMDLLVVSIASDLVLMTGENRILAHFGLKQLNESPRKGLLSIIKLSGLEKHMITIDDIVFKIGPRINAAGRMESGKTAVDLLISRNDDEARNIGDTINTHNNDRKSIDREITQAAIEMAASAADYHERKSTVLYNPLWHKGVLGIVASRLVETYYRPTIVLTESNGFITGSARSIPGFDLYEAIESCSDLLENFGGHMYAAGLTLRESNFEEFCTRFETFVRNKITKELLTPIVNIDTYLEFKQITPKFFRILKQFQPFGPGNMSPVFITENVYDNGNGRKVGSDSGHLKLELIQENEPHRHISAIAFNRAEHFEHLKSGNPVDICYSIAENYYRGIANIQLRVRDIRLREEII; the protein is encoded by the coding sequence ATGGCACTGGATAAGCAATGGATAGTAAAGGAGCCGGGGAATCCGGCACTGGTTCGAAAACTCGCGGAAGATCTGGGAGTAGATGAAGCGCTGGCTAATTTGCTGGTTCAGAGAAATATAAAGACTTTTGCAGAGGCGAAGTCTTTTTTTCGCCCCAGTCTTGAGGAGCTTCACGATCCCTTCTTGATGAAGGACATGGATCTGGCAGTTGAAAGACTGGATATAGCTCTTAATAAAAACGAAAAAATTCTGATTTACGGGGACTACGATGTAGATGGAACAACAGCTGTTGCTCTGGTTTTTTCATTTCTCAGAAATCTTCACAAAAATCTCGGGTATTATATACCAGACAGATACAATGAGGGCTATGGTGTCTCTTACAAAGGGATTGACTGGGCTCATGAAAATGGTTATACCCTTATAATTGCACTGGATTGTGGAATCAAAGCTATTGAGAAGGTAGCGTACGCTCAGACATTGGGGATTGATTTTATAGTGTGTGACCATCACCTTCCGGACGAAAGGCTCCCGAATGCATCGGCAGTTCTGGATCCTAAAAGGTCTGATTGCTCATATCCTTTTGATGATCTATCGGGGTGCGGAGTGGGATTCAAGTTTATGCAGGCATTTGCAAAGGTAAGGAATATCGATTTTTCTGAATTGATTCCCCTGATGGACCTGCTTGTTGTGAGTATTGCCTCAGACCTTGTTCTTATGACAGGTGAGAACAGGATACTTGCTCATTTTGGTCTTAAACAGCTTAACGAAAGTCCAAGAAAAGGGCTGCTCTCTATTATAAAGCTTTCCGGTCTTGAGAAGCATATGATTACAATTGACGATATTGTATTCAAAATTGGTCCCAGAATCAATGCAGCCGGTAGAATGGAGTCAGGCAAGACAGCGGTTGACCTTCTGATAAGCAGGAATGATGACGAGGCGAGGAATATTGGTGATACTATAAATACTCATAATAATGACAGAAAGAGTATCGACAGGGAGATAACTCAGGCTGCGATAGAGATGGCTGCATCTGCAGCTGATTACCATGAGAGAAAGTCGACAGTACTTTACAATCCTTTATGGCACAAAGGTGTCCTGGGTATTGTGGCATCCCGTTTGGTTGAAACATACTATCGGCCTACAATAGTATTGACTGAATCGAATGGTTTTATAACAGGATCTGCCAGGAGTATTCCCGGTTTTGACCTTTATGAGGCTATTGAGAGTTGTTCTGATCTTCTTGAGAACTTTGGAGGGCATATGTATGCCGCCGGATTGACACTTAGAGAGAGTAACTTTGAGGAGTTTTGCACAAGATTTGAAACTTTTGTAAGAAATAAAATCACTAAGGAGCTTCTTACTCCAATAGTTAATATTGACACTTATCTTGAATTCAAACAGATCACACCTAAGTTTTTCAGAATTCTTAAACAATTTCAGCCGTTTGGCCCGGGGAATATGTCGCCGGTCTTTATCACCGAGAATGTTTATGATAATGGAAATGGCAGAAAAGTGGGATCTGATTCAGGTCACCTGAAACTCGAATTGATTCAGGAGAATGAGCCTCACAGACACATCTCAGCTATTGCCTTTAACAGGGCGGAGCACTTTGAGCACCTTAAATCCGGTAATCCTGTTGATATTTGCTATTCAATAGCTGAAAATTACTACAGAGGGATTGCCAATATACAGCTGAGGGTAAGGGATATAAGACTCAGGGAGGAGATTATATAG
- a CDS encoding shikimate kinase has product MIITLTGFMGVGKSTIASRLALYLYCRHKDLDLAIEEGEGTTIDEIFSTRGEQEFRKLEEEYLEKLINGCCDKVFVLSLGGGALLSQKNRDLIKRRTFCIYLKASLETITERLVKAKKTRPLVKEKSDSELRLHIAQLFDQRKTGYESAADLTISVDNTNIREILSEIMSSI; this is encoded by the coding sequence ATGATAATCACTCTTACAGGTTTTATGGGTGTAGGCAAAAGCACAATTGCCTCAAGACTGGCTTTGTATCTCTACTGCAGGCACAAAGATCTTGACCTGGCAATTGAGGAGGGAGAGGGGACAACTATTGATGAAATCTTTTCCACTCGTGGAGAACAAGAATTCAGAAAACTTGAAGAGGAGTATCTTGAAAAGCTAATAAACGGATGTTGTGATAAAGTTTTTGTATTATCCCTTGGTGGAGGTGCCCTTTTATCTCAGAAAAACAGAGACCTTATTAAAAGAAGGACATTCTGCATTTATCTGAAAGCATCATTGGAGACAATAACTGAAAGACTTGTCAAGGCTAAGAAGACAAGACCCCTTGTGAAAGAGAAGTCAGATTCTGAACTCAGATTACATATTGCACAACTTTTTGATCAGAGAAAAACAGGATACGAAAGCGCTGCCGACCTTACAATCAGTGTTGATAATACAAATATCCGGGAAATTCTGTCTGAGATTATGAGTTCTATATAA
- a CDS encoding DNA gyrase/topoisomerase IV subunit A, whose product MSIPDLDYEPELQEESDDLSEQSENSKYDKLINEGDKKYKLTGMYKDWFLDYASYVILERAVPHINDGLKPVQRRILHSMKRMDDGRYNKVANIIGHTMQFHPHGDASIGDALVQLGQKDLLVDCQGNWGNTLTGDSAAAPRYIEARLSKFANEVVFNNKTTEWMSSYDGRNQEPVNLPVKFPLLLAQGVEGIAVGLASKILPHNINELIDSCIAYLNNKEFTILPDFPTGGLADCTKYNQGLRGGVIKVRAKISKLDKKTLAITEIPFGQTTGKLIESILKANDKGKIKVRKVDDNTSSGAEILVHLHNEVSPDKTIDALYAFTDCETSVSPNSCVIKDNHPCFLGVDEILKHNAEYTKNLLKRELEIRLSELEDSWHYTSLEKLFFENQIYKELEKKTQTWKEQLDNIESELLKYQHILRKPVTKEDVLKLVEKPVRKISVFDIKTLDEAIRKMEEEMSEVKYNLEHLNNHTIKYYQQLKKKYGDRFPRKTTITNFETIEATKVVAVNAKLYANKEEGFVGMDLRRDENADFVSECSDIDDIIVFLSNGKYIVTKIQDKAFVGKGIIHVGVFKKNDERTIYNAVYRHGKSGEYFVKRFSVTSITRDKEYDLTQGKDGSQILWFTANPNGEAEILKVFLKPRPKLKKLIIEYDFSTLAIKNRGSKGNVFSKNPVHKIQLKSKGVSQFGGVSIWFDTDINRLNTDSRGKYLGEYLPGDRILAICKNGEYYTTNFDLSNRYQGDLKVVEKLDIEKIYTAIYFDGEQSAFYIKRFPFEPNDNIVTSFISESPGSYLLDICDDRYPQAEIVFGGRHAKRGSETIDVDSFIAGKSIRAKGKRVTAFEVESVKFTEPIHKEEEIENIENIQEETRNESENDSPTLF is encoded by the coding sequence ATGAGTATCCCCGACCTTGACTACGAACCCGAACTTCAGGAGGAATCAGACGACCTTTCCGAACAATCAGAGAATAGTAAATATGACAAACTCATAAACGAGGGAGACAAAAAGTACAAACTAACAGGTATGTACAAAGACTGGTTCCTCGATTATGCCTCTTATGTTATTCTTGAGAGGGCGGTTCCTCATATTAATGATGGTTTGAAACCTGTACAAAGAAGAATACTCCACTCTATGAAAAGGATGGATGACGGAAGGTACAATAAAGTTGCAAATATCATAGGCCACACGATGCAATTTCACCCTCACGGAGACGCCTCAATTGGTGATGCATTGGTTCAGCTTGGTCAGAAAGATCTTCTTGTAGATTGTCAGGGTAACTGGGGTAACACTCTTACTGGTGATAGTGCGGCAGCTCCAAGATATATAGAGGCAAGACTCAGTAAATTTGCCAACGAAGTGGTTTTTAATAATAAAACCACTGAGTGGATGTCATCATATGATGGAAGAAACCAGGAACCTGTTAATTTACCGGTTAAATTTCCACTACTCCTGGCACAGGGGGTGGAGGGAATTGCTGTTGGCCTAGCCTCAAAAATCCTCCCTCATAACATTAACGAGCTTATTGACAGCTGTATAGCATATCTTAACAACAAAGAGTTTACTATTCTGCCGGACTTTCCAACAGGAGGACTTGCAGATTGTACAAAATATAATCAGGGCCTCAGAGGCGGAGTAATAAAAGTAAGAGCAAAAATATCCAAACTGGATAAAAAGACTCTTGCCATTACAGAGATTCCATTTGGACAAACAACCGGAAAACTAATTGAGTCTATCCTTAAGGCAAATGACAAAGGGAAAATCAAGGTCCGCAAAGTAGATGACAATACCTCATCTGGTGCTGAGATTCTTGTTCATCTTCATAATGAAGTCTCTCCTGATAAAACCATTGATGCGCTATACGCATTTACAGATTGCGAAACATCTGTTTCACCAAATTCCTGTGTTATAAAAGATAATCACCCCTGCTTTCTTGGAGTTGATGAAATCCTTAAACATAACGCAGAATACACAAAAAACCTTCTTAAAAGAGAACTTGAAATCAGACTTTCTGAACTAGAGGACTCATGGCATTACACTTCACTTGAGAAGTTGTTCTTTGAGAATCAGATTTACAAAGAGCTTGAGAAGAAAACACAAACCTGGAAAGAGCAATTGGACAATATTGAGTCCGAACTTCTTAAATATCAGCATATACTCAGGAAACCTGTTACAAAAGAGGATGTTCTTAAACTGGTTGAAAAACCGGTCCGTAAAATTTCAGTATTTGACATAAAAACACTTGACGAAGCCATCAGAAAGATGGAAGAGGAGATGTCGGAAGTCAAATACAATCTGGAGCACCTCAACAATCATACAATCAAATATTACCAGCAATTAAAGAAAAAATACGGAGATAGGTTCCCCCGGAAAACCACAATCACAAACTTTGAAACAATTGAAGCAACTAAAGTTGTTGCAGTTAATGCAAAATTGTATGCAAACAAAGAGGAGGGTTTTGTGGGAATGGACCTTCGCAGGGACGAGAATGCCGATTTTGTCAGCGAGTGCTCAGATATTGATGATATCATTGTCTTCCTGTCAAATGGGAAATATATTGTAACAAAGATACAGGATAAGGCATTTGTGGGAAAGGGAATTATCCATGTAGGTGTCTTTAAAAAGAACGACGAAAGAACAATTTATAACGCAGTTTACCGTCACGGCAAGAGCGGAGAGTATTTTGTAAAGAGATTCTCAGTAACCAGTATTACCAGGGATAAAGAGTACGATCTTACACAAGGCAAAGATGGGTCACAGATTTTATGGTTTACTGCTAACCCCAACGGAGAGGCAGAAATCCTTAAAGTATTCCTCAAACCAAGGCCAAAACTCAAAAAGCTGATTATTGAATATGACTTTTCAACCCTCGCCATTAAAAACAGAGGCTCAAAAGGTAATGTATTCAGTAAAAATCCTGTTCATAAAATCCAGCTTAAATCTAAAGGGGTCTCCCAGTTTGGAGGAGTATCAATATGGTTTGATACTGATATAAACAGACTTAACACTGACTCAAGAGGCAAGTATCTGGGAGAGTATCTTCCAGGTGACCGGATACTTGCGATATGTAAAAATGGAGAGTACTACACTACCAACTTTGATTTAAGCAACAGATATCAGGGGGATTTGAAAGTTGTTGAGAAACTTGATATTGAAAAAATCTACACTGCAATATACTTTGATGGAGAGCAATCTGCTTTTTACATAAAAAGGTTTCCATTTGAACCCAATGACAATATTGTAACTTCATTTATCTCTGAAAGCCCGGGAAGCTATCTTCTGGATATATGTGATGACAGATATCCTCAGGCAGAGATTGTATTTGGCGGCAGGCACGCAAAAAGAGGAAGTGAAACAATTGATGTAGACTCCTTTATCGCCGGAAAAAGCATCAGGGCAAAAGGGAAAAGAGTTACTGCTTTTGAAGTTGAATCAGTAAAATTTACAGAGCCAATTCATAAGGAAGAGGAGATTGAAAATATTGAGAATATCCAGGAGGAGACAAGAAATGAATCTGAGAACGATTCACCCACTCTGTTCTAA
- the era gene encoding GTPase Era — MNNDSLKIHKSGFVNIIGNPNVGKSTLMNALVGEKLSIVTAKAQTTRHRIMGIVNGEDYQLVFSDTPGILRPSYKLQESMMNFVETAIGDADVILYVTDVVEKSTKNEEYIEKLNRVSSPVILVINKIDLSNQAELETLYEKWRELVPRAEIFPVSAQEKFNVSPLLNRILELVPESPAWYDKDLFTDRNLRFFASEIIREKILLTYDKEIPYSTEVTIDTFTEGPELYSIEAVINVMRDSQKGIIIGKGGSAIKKVGTLARKDMESFFEKKVFLQIFVKVNPDWREDKRKLKQFGYIQD; from the coding sequence ATGAATAACGACTCTTTAAAAATTCACAAGTCTGGATTTGTCAACATTATTGGTAACCCAAATGTTGGCAAATCTACTCTTATGAATGCCCTAGTTGGAGAGAAGCTTTCAATAGTTACTGCAAAAGCTCAGACAACAAGACACAGAATTATGGGTATTGTAAACGGGGAGGATTATCAGCTAGTCTTCTCGGATACCCCTGGCATACTCAGGCCCAGCTATAAGCTGCAGGAGAGTATGATGAACTTTGTTGAGACCGCAATAGGAGATGCAGATGTTATCCTCTATGTTACCGATGTGGTAGAGAAAAGTACTAAAAATGAGGAATATATAGAGAAGCTAAATAGAGTCTCCTCACCTGTCATTCTGGTAATAAACAAGATAGACCTCTCCAATCAGGCAGAGCTTGAAACCCTTTATGAAAAGTGGAGGGAGTTAGTTCCAAGAGCTGAGATTTTCCCGGTCTCAGCACAGGAGAAATTCAATGTGTCACCTCTTTTAAACAGAATACTTGAACTTGTTCCCGAGAGTCCAGCATGGTACGATAAAGATTTATTCACAGACAGAAATCTCAGATTCTTTGCTTCAGAAATTATAAGAGAAAAAATTCTTCTTACATATGATAAAGAGATTCCATACTCAACAGAGGTAACAATTGATACCTTTACAGAGGGGCCGGAACTCTATTCGATTGAGGCTGTGATAAATGTAATGAGAGATTCTCAAAAAGGGATTATCATTGGAAAGGGAGGATCGGCAATTAAAAAAGTGGGCACTTTAGCACGAAAGGATATGGAATCCTTTTTTGAAAAAAAGGTTTTTTTGCAGATATTTGTAAAGGTAAACCCGGACTGGAGAGAAGACAAGAGAAAGCTTAAACAGTTTGGTTACATACAAGATTAG